In Metopolophium dirhodum isolate CAU chromosome 5, ASM1992520v1, whole genome shotgun sequence, the sequence AAAAATGCAACAATTTGAATAACCAAGGTAGGTACTTGTTATTTACTTGATTTACAGATGATTTATATGAGCCACGACTGTTTTGTTATAAGGAAAGTGAGTAACAGTATTAaccatggtattataatataatatagttaaatagcaCAAGAAATATAAACTGAATGTCAAATTGTGAGTAGAAAGAGCTCGCTTACATTTTTTACCCCGGTTTTTACATGCAAAACTTTACGATTtacattgtttctttttttattatttgtaatacttCACTAAGGTAATTTGGTTTTTCTGTTTTGCAGTTTTGCAGTAAAGATTTATGTATATGCCTATTGTTCCAACTTTCCAAGCGTGTgggagataatataatacgggctgtaacaggaagacctgagaTGGTCCAATTCTTGAaatttcgttaaaaataaaatatattactgtcagttaaaaattaaaatatacagtattGGTAATATACAGTATCTAAgcattgtaattttattgtgtGTTATGAATAGTGCGTTTTACCCAGACAGCAATCCAATATTAGTAAAACTTTCTAGTAATGTTTTTAGTCAAATGATCACCTTGTGAGAAAGTTTTATTGTCATTTCCACATAATTATTCAAAGTTCCTATAATCttctaacaaaattatttggcCACAAAAGTAACTATCTTCTAATATTTTGTCGAAAGATTctgttaacattattttaaaagattcttaaaacattaattcaaaagattctgtaaacattattttaaaagattcttaaatcaatatttctacatattcttaaattaggtattataatattttcagtcaCATTTActtttagaatattatgttaatattctaaataacttttcatttttaaactagtaaaatattattataaattaatattatgacaactTCCACACTTTTAAATTGAGAGAGCTCGAAAGTTACCTCCACCTATATTAAAGTTAGGAATAAAAaggataatatgtaaaacaaactatttatttaagatctctttattattataataactttttataataattgtattaatacaattatttaatttatcaatttaatatctttgttctttttttcatttttctcctTAATTCTGAATTTTGCATGATCCAACCAGACCCGAAGTGgaacatcaatttttttatcaggTACTTTAGCATATTGCAAATTTAATCTCACAgcatctaaaacaaattaaatgatttattaaaaatataaagaaataaagtaaaattgcaACAATAGCTGTTTATGATCAGCAGGtgaaatattattgacaaaCACATTGAAGGTTATATATAAGTAAAGATTTTTTTGTCTGGTAgctattgtatatattacactatataggtgtaattaaataattataaactatgagAGTTGCTAGCTAATATTTATTCAGAAAGAATAGTTTATGATAGGTTATTTAAGCGCATACactaagaatatttaaaagctataataaatgatacaaaatataataaaataaatgtatagatgtaagagaaacaatgatttaaaacaaaatatacaaccacGTGGGCAAGAATGTTAAACTAAAATAGAGGAACCATGAAAAttacctttaaataaatatatattattattaatataaaatatcaatatacaataatactaaaaagtaggtaggtaattgttCTGCTGTATAGTATAGATGTCGAGTGTTTGTACCTCACCATTGAGTAAGATATATCAATGCATACAAAAAACGACATTGGGAGAATATGGTTTGTCAGccaatattactatagtataactaataagtatattttatcatacgtttatattgctattaaagttagtttagtttagttttagtatattattagtattatggtaagttaaattaatttttgccgaaaacataACATTTGGAAatgtttttgagtatataaaatgtaataataataaatgcaacTTTAAAGGCTTacgaaaaaatatcaaaaataattaaaacacatattattgttcattGCTCTGAATCtaatctaattatatattatattgtatggcctatataaataaaaaacaaaatggttTACTGTATTgaacatattaaaatgtattaattttattttaaaagaatgtaGTGTTTTAACTTATATGTGCTGGTAAAAATGGTGGTCATCATATAGATATCATAAgagttataaaaactaaaatatataaacatttgttatACAGATGAGTACTTACCAATAATAACCTGGTATATTTTAAGACTTCCAAATGGCTTATTATGTTTGAAACCAGTTAGCGAATAACTTAGAAGTAATGTATCATCACACAAGCGTGAAATAATTCTTCTCAcactattgtttaaattattattgtcaaccaacaatgataatttacaaatctaaaataaataaataaaatattaaaaattcaatatatgttaatatatattatattattatggatattataaaaacatatacttatgtcttatattgtatcaatatcACAATAGAAgtgtaagttaaaaataatcaacacaaaaaaatacattttattttttttcattattaccaATTCATTTCTATAATGAGTatcatctaattttttttcttctgccATAAGTCCATCATCACTAGTTAATGGGAATATGTTCATATcaattgaattttgttttggGGAAATTgtggatataaaattattgtttgattgtGCCATTAGTGCTTGCACCTTTTCGTTAGTATCCTTAATAATATGCATCATAGCACTCATGTCATATTTTAAGTGAGTTAATGATGTGAATGTAAACTTTTGAAAATctacaaatatacaaaacaaatataaataatataaaatgattggtttcaaattattatagttataatagatattattttcttgacataggtatttaatttaaatagactgtttattatattatataaatatataagcatattgaaaaaaattattcacagtCCTCCAGTTACTACCAGTTAATTCCTATTAATAAACATCGGTATCATACTAatcttgatttattttttatttttaagtatatgtagtttaatttaaacatatagctaggtattaaaatatttttaatgagtatcataattattattagtaaataattcagtaattaatgaatttaattttacattaccGTGAGAAGACATGAACATACCACCATCAAAATTAATACTTGAATGCAAATTATCTGCAGATTTTGTTGTAACGCTATCtcctgaaattaattaaaaatataataaaatattaaggtgcttcaaatgttgatttataatattaattaattatttttagaagatTTCGTttgatttatgtattatttaccaTCATTCACATTTTTACtaaggtttttattatttgcatcCAAAACCAAAGTTTTTGTTACATGTTTCAATGCTTCTGCATCTTCAGTTTGGTTGTTAGTACTTGATATATTCCATTTTCCAGGTGATTTGTGTACTCCTTGAAAATTTGGTGCTATTTCAGTTTGTTCATATCTATTTAAATGATTGACCTTCCAAACTTGGGTGTTTGGTGAAAATACAGCATTTGATGAAGATtggatcaaaatattttcttctgaaTTTGAATCATCACTACCTAATATaaatgtgacaaaaaaaaaaaaatgtaatttaagttaaaatagaattaataatgcatttaattttaatttaattggttataattataacatttaaatactatatagtataccttTATTGCTTATGATGCTTGCATTTCCCCACGTTGGATCACAATCTGAATCATCATTATCATCagcaatattatcatcattattatcacTCAGTGATTCGCGATTGTCAACATTGAATATAGATTCAACATCGTGTTTTGATTTTGTTACTATAggaattaaacattaaatttgtatttatatattatacttaaaacactgacattattattacaaaacaaaactttaatagtacctaatttaaaaactaacctTTAGAGCAATAATCTTTATACATAGGTGGTGGAAAATGCATGTCAACTAATCCTGCAGatgaattaaatgttttctttttttttttttttttcctcatCTTCTGTTGTAGTAGACAAGTCCGAATTTGTAGTTGCTCTTGAGAGTTTGGCTTGTGCTTCAGCTAATGttgctataaaaaaacaatcataagtatgtatacaaataatatgatactatatataacaataatatatgcaataataattaaaagaataGGTACCATAGTTTTTTGTTCCCAAGATACGTGctggataataaaaaaaatctgttttatttGGCTTGTATcggtttttaattaacttttttatattttttgatgatttCGGCCAAGCACAAAGATCTTTTTTGACCCATGTATCAGGCACTGCTTCAATACTATTATCTTTAAGAAAATAGACAACTTCCCATCTACCCatctgttaattaaaaatatttaattttaaaaaaatataacaaaattaaataaaagttaaatgtatctatttttgattttaatattgtatattaaaaccaccatatttatctataattaaaTCATGATAGTAAACCGATATGGTATCttctaaacaaaatgtattaaattatcatataccTAGAGGTAATTTATTGTCCTGTATGTATTATTGGCATTCCAATCATTAGTTTATCATGattgaaaatcataatttttctttttatgtcTGTGATGTTCCAACAATTTAATGTTTCTGataaattgtttacataataaatatcaagTTTAATGGAATTTATTGGTTCAATGAAAAAAGGTgatgcattattatattgttttccaattattaaaatattgttattcatttctataaaattaacacatttaaCTACTTCTCCActgtttgttaaaataaaacaatccgaatctttttgttttttaatagaaatatgaaCATTTCTGAATAATAAACTGTTATATTGAACTCCGACGATATTATCTATTAAAGGACCATTTGTGTGAGGTCTTTTAAGAATaggtttttcataatataattgtgttcttttgaaagtatttaaattaatcgaGTTTATTTCAGAATATCTATTTATAATCTGTTCCAGTGGCTTTTCATGTTTTCTTATAAAAGATTTTAGTTCTTTCAtatgattttcaaaaacaaatgcaCTGCATTGGTCAAGTGGTCCGAATTGATCATAATCATCACATAGATGTAATAAACCGTGGACATTATGTGATACAAGGTGTTCTCCatataaatgttgaaattgttttacaaagTAATCTAGTAGATGTCTTGCATAATCCACTAATGATTTGTGATTTGGGCTAAGAAGTATGATCATCGCAATATTTAATGACATAAAATGAGAATaacactcattatttaatatagattttaaaacaaCTGGCCctgaataaagtaaaaaaaatcgtaGCTCAACAGCTTTCCAGCGTCCAACTTCAAGGAGACTTCTACTCTTTCTAACAAAATCAGATGAAATATCAGTATTTAATGCCAATAATGATTTTGACAAACTTTTAATATCTTTAGAGGGTAAACGTGTTTTTAAAGGCCCAGATTTCCAAAGCAACAATAACTTTTTTGTTATTCCCAAACAGACTAAATGCATATAATCAAGTGGTAATGATTTTACtaaatcaaaatcatttaattttgttaaaactgaAGGTAATTCTGATGTATGATAATCTTCATCCACCATATTTATAACTGAACTATGATCCCTTAAGGGAAATTTCCTGTTAGAGTATGGAAAACAAACTCTGTTTTTTTGATAATCACCATCAATGAAACAACGGGTACATGAATGAAATCCTGAATGGGTTTTAACACGTAAAACAAATGCTTTAGCTGGAGAATCACAACAAATGAaacttatagatatttttttaataacattatttattctaaTTCCATTTGTTATCAAATCTTCAGCTTCTGTGACAAATTCAGAAAGAAATTCATTGCTGTCTTCTGGTTTACTTTGGCCATAGTAAATTCCTATCGGAAAAACTTTTTTGGTTGAacattgtgtaataatataggcCAATATTGGCCAAAACTGATTTCCACTACTTTTACTCAAGGGCAAACCATCGATTCCAACAGCGATTTTCAACTCTAATAAGTTTTCTggtgcatattttttaatacccgAGGCTAAACCAAAATGGTGATAAATCCCAGGATTCATAGTTTTGATAGTTTTGGATATTTGTCTTGGTGTACATAAAACAGTTCTTGCATCAAGTGGGAGACTTTGGAAACATTCATGTTTTTTTAAGCCAGATAAAAGGCCATTAAGCGCATTATGTggaattttatattgaatagcCCAAGATGCAATAAAATCCTTAATGTTATCTGATTCTTCAACAATTTCAGGCAATGTAGTAGAAGTAGGCATAGGCAGATCATTTGATAACCTTACTGACTCAATCTCGGGCTCAACTTCTGGtcttaaaactaatatattgttattttgaatagattGACATGGTAAAAGTTCTCTGGTTGTTAACTCGTCTTCAGTGGTGATCGAATTTATACGTGGATCATTTTCAGATGGGTTATTGTTGAATGGCATAAGCTCATTCCTGATTTTACGCCTTTTGGTCCGTTgactttttatcatatttactaaaaaaagttattgaagtagaaaattaatattaaaaaggggGAAAAtgtctatttaataatataatatacacgtataaaattaatacctattatccactcttaataaaattgtacaataaacagtaattattttaaattgtcataCAAAAACTTATAAAGGAGGTTATTATACtagtaataaatactaaatagaattgaaagtttatatttattgtcaACTAACTAGATTAAAtgtttactaaatattaataatatatacaataactgctaaaataaattacaaaatcgtTAACTgtaaatacctaggtatcttTAATTTGGGTCTATATACGTATTTAAgacataataaatgtacaaataaattaaaaaaaatatgtaccctgCAATACagggaaataaatatataatgaacatttttagtttaattaaatcaaagtaataaatgaaaatacattataaataaatacttacttataataataagtaagtttaattttaattgtctgatgtatatgtatcttttttttgtttttaaattataaaatataaatttgaaccaaaatataattttactaggaAAGTTGATGATAATACTTATACTCTTGTTcgtttttttatgaaaacatgattaaacatttaaatattatacctataggtagataataatatattactaaattgattaatttttcgGTCAACTTTATTGTTgagtattagtattatattatattagatagtctataatatctatttatgtatacatttgtatcaaaaatagtatattttactgtataaacaattaactatagtattcaaatttataataataataataattaataataataaaatagctacctattataataaatgtattgtatacttaatacttacgATATACTAAAATACAAAAGGCATGCAACAAAGCTCTGATTTATAGATACTGCTGGGCGCTAATGAAATTGATAAGCTGACATAAATCTaacaaaaaatcacaaaaaaattaaaattattagtagtacctacttatttgacctgtaataaattatattgaattacattgagagtttatactttataggtaccCATTTTTTTAACAGAATCAGTGAAAATGTTTATCAATATGTAGATAGTTACTACAGATGCCTATGGAAAAAGATGtattagaattaatttaaatgtattcaactaCGAGGTGTATGTGTTATATCTCAGAAAACATTATTAGAGTTcgttcatgtgtttttttttaaatctcacCGAATTCATGATAGAACCACAGAATAGaatctattttttataataattcgggacgattttcaaacataaactatattatttttaagtcagGGCGGACTAGCCAGCTAGGACGTGTGCTAGTGTACAAAGTGTATGTAGATACTAGATATTATAGACATGTATTAAGATTCTTTAActacttaagttaaaatattaaactataaggattagccattaggtacctatacagtcctccaacaaaatattttaacgtaatatttatgatttatattgagTACTTCCAAGTTCCAACTTACCTAGATTGCTTCTTATtgcacaaaatttaaaaaaaaacacagaaacCGAACGGTCAAGAGTCAACggcaaacaataaaataaaaacaagcgtACCACACGGCGTTACACACGCTGCTCAGTTGCTGAAAGGCGAACGGTGAATGGCGGCTTGTAGAATGTAGGCTGTTCATAGATGTTGTAGACGAATCACTCACTAATTcactatgataaaatatgataatcgaTAATAGTACATTACTGTTCGTAATCGTTGACATACGGAACActggtttattattaaataatattatttttgtactgactattatttttattgccgGTATCTCAGAATCCAATGTTtactataaactatttataaacggTATGAGCCGCGAATCATGATAAGATACCTGGTTAGttgttatatacacaatacacataatattactgtGAAGTTGCGTCGATGTTGTTATTTTTGAAGGCTTAAAGCAAATTTCATGTATGCTGtattatatacagatataatatattatacacagtcaataatttatgatattattataaaactttttgtttcaaatatacgtacatattaataatgtaatattccagacctaacctaacataaccggTAGGTCAATTGGCTCGGGATCGGGGAGGCACAAAATTCGTTGAAAATTGggttttttacgttttttcgTTGGTTTTTCCACTATACCGCCAGAGTTTTCTGTACTATTGGCTTTTTTTTCTTCCGGGGATGTGCTCCCGAATCGATTGGCACCAATACCGAGGTTATCCGAATTATGGATCAGGGATTAGGAGTTATgattcttattaattatacttatattagttttttcactgtggtttttttttgtacttaaaattaatctttttCTATTTAGCCCAGGTTAGCGACGAAAAATAATTGCCTCGATTCCGCGGCTGCAAACCGTCTTTAAGCTATTTTGTTAAAGGCTTATGGGTGAGGGTGGCCAAGTGCATAACATACTAGAATTTTCCCCTCCCCCCCCTGTTTTTGAGTTAAGTATATCTCGGCCGGATTTTAATTTAGGTGCCGCGTTTTTTTAACCAAACGTTGCGTTTAAAGACCCTCCAAAAAGTCCTCCCATTATCAGGGTACCTGTGACCCCTCCCCCTCAAAGATATTTTGGAAAAACCTTTAGGTATTGTTCGACGTTTCTGAAACTCGAGATTCTGGGATTTTGGAGGTCGCTGATAAAAAGCGTCGTCTTGTGTCGAGACCGTAGGA encodes:
- the LOC132945215 gene encoding uncharacterized protein LOC132945215; this translates as MRKKKKKKKTFNSSAGLVDMHFPPPMYKDYCSKVTKSKHDVESIFNVDNRESLSDNNDDNIADDNDDSDCDPTWGNASIISNKGSDDSNSEENILIQSSSNAVFSPNTQVWKVNHLNRYEQTEIAPNFQGVHKSPGKWNISSTNNQTEDAEALKHVTKTLVLDANNKNLSKNVNDGDSVTTKSADNLHSSINFDGGMFMSSHDFQKFTFTSLTHLKYDMSAMMHIIKDTNEKVQALMAQSNNNFISTISPKQNSIDMNIFPLTSDDGLMAEEKKLDDTHYRNELICKLSLLVDNNNLNNSVRRIISRLCDDTLLLSYSLTGFKHNKPFGSLKIYQVIIDAVRLNLQYAKVPDKKIDVPLRVWLDHAKFRIKEKNEKKNKDIKLIN